The following coding sequences lie in one Musa acuminata AAA Group cultivar baxijiao chromosome BXJ1-8, Cavendish_Baxijiao_AAA, whole genome shotgun sequence genomic window:
- the LOC135587697 gene encoding purine-uracil permease NCS1-like: MRARKMLHTMEAGDNTFDDPGAAADGLGPVPADKRNLSWWDVAGLWVVMVVNVPSYFAAASLMELGMSCWQGIATIFLGNLIIYAPICLTAHAGVRYGVSFPVQLRAAFGIRGARIPALLRAVVACGWCGTESWIGGQAIFLLLLPRPIQSSSYSQPLGWLGTSPLELGCFLLFSLLQFAMLWKGMAGIHALGKYSAPVLVLLVACLFAWAYATAGGFGEMLSTPSRLSPLQFWPVFYPSLTGCVGSWSGVALNISDFARFARGQADQALGHLALPLFMAAYTFAGLAITSATEVIFGQAIPNPIELLSLINTSVFISILAFLGIGLATITTNIPANLVAPANVLVSLSPSTFNFATGSLLTGFISLVFQPWKLMASGKSFVYEWLVGYSAIIGPITGILLTDYYVLRRAVLDVAGLYAESPHGPYYYTGGYNVAAFVALVFGVAPAIPGFLHKVGAVKMTWGGFDVIYGCAWFFGVFSASLVYWLLSCGRARRKAGEAWTGGSMAEPLRLTAHPDLVDD; this comes from the coding sequence ATGAGGGCAAGAAAAATGTTGCACACCATGGAGGCCGGAGACAACACATTCGACGACCCCGGCGCCGCCGCCGACGGCCTGGGCCCCGTCCCCGCGGACAAACGCAACCTCTCCTGGTGGGACGTGGCCGGCCTCTGGGTCGTCATGGTGGTGAATGTCCCGTCCTACTTCGCCGCCGCCAGTCTGATGGAGCTGGGCATGTCGTGTTGGCAGGGCATTGCCACCATCTTCCTCGGCAACCTCATCATCTACGCTCCCATCTGCCTCACTGCCCACGCCGGTGTCCGGTACGGCGTCTCCTTCCCCGTTCAGCTCCGCGCAGCCTTCGGCATCCGCGGCGCCCGCATCCCCGCCCTCCTCCGCGCCGTCGTCGCCTGCGGCTGGTGCGGCACCGAATCCTGGATCGGCGGCCAGgccatcttcctcctcctcctacccCGGCCCATCCAGTCCTCGTCCTACTCGCAGCCCTTGGGATGGCTGGGCACGTCGCCCCTCGAGCTAGGCTGCTTCCTGCTCTTCTCGCTCCTCCAGTTCGCCATGCTGTGGAAGGGCATGGCAGGGATCCACGCCCTCGGAAAGTACTCCGCCCCcgtcctcgtcctcctcgtcgCCTGCCTCTTTGCCTGGGCCTACGCCACCGCAGGCGGCTTCGGTGAGATGCTCTCCACGCCCTCGCGCCTCTCGCCGTTGCAGTTCTGGCCCGTGTTTTACCCCTCCCTCACTGGGTGCGTCGGCAGCTGGTCCGGCGTCGCGCTCAACATCTCCGATTTCGCCCGGTTCGCCCGGGGCCAAGCGGACCAGGCGCTAGGCCACCTGGCGCTCCCCCTTTTTATGGCCGCCTATACCTTCGCCGGCCTCGCCATCACCTCCGCCACGGAGGTCATCTTCGGCCAGGCGATCCCCAACCCCATCGAACTTCTCTCCTTGATCAACACCAGCGTCTTCATCTCGATCCTTGCGTTCTTGGGGATCGGCCTGGCCACCATCACCACCAACATCCCGGCCAACCTCGTCGCCCCGGCCAACGTGCTCGTCAGCCTCAGCCCCTCCACCTTCAACTTCGCCACCGGCTCCCTACTGACAGGATTCATCAGCCTAGTGTTCCAGCCATGGAAACTTATGGCATCCGGCAAGAGCTTCGTCTACGAATGGCTGGTCGGCTACTCGGCCATCATTGGCCCCATCACCGGAATCCTGCTCACCGACTACTACGTCCTCCGACGGGCGGTGCTCGACGTGGCCGGACTCTACGCCGAAAGCCCCCATGGACCATACTACTACACCGGGGGATACAACGTCGCGGCCTTCGTCGCGTTGGTCTTCGGAGTGGCGCCGGCGATCCCCGGGTTCCTCCACAAGGTCGGCGCCGTGAAGATGACCTGGGGAGGGTTCGATGTCATCTACGGATGCGCTTGGTTCTTCGGCGTCTTCTCTGCGTCACTGGTCTATTGGCTCCTCTCCTGCGGAAGAGCGAGACGCAAAGCTGGGGAAGCGTGGACCGGCGGATCCATGGCGGAGCCGCTCCGACTGACTGCACATCCCGATTTAGTTGATGattaa